A genomic region of Saccopteryx bilineata isolate mSacBil1 chromosome 1, mSacBil1_pri_phased_curated, whole genome shotgun sequence contains the following coding sequences:
- the LOC136319992 gene encoding large ribosomal subunit protein eL27-like: MGKFMKPGKVVLVLAGCYSGRKAIIMKNIDDGTSDRPYSHALVAGIDRYPRKVTAAMGKKKTAKRSKIKSFVKVYNYNHLMATRYSVDIPLDKTAN, from the coding sequence ATGGGCAAGTTTATGAAACCCGGGAAGGTGGTGCTGGTCCTGGCTGGATGCTACTCTGGACGCAAAGCCATCATCATGAAGAACATTGATGATGGCACCTCAGACCGCCCCTACAGCCATGCTCTGGTGGCTGGGATTGACCGCTATCCCCGCAAAGTGACAGCTGCCATGGGCAAGAAGAAAACTGCCAAGAGGTCAAAGATCAAGTCTTTTGTGAAAGTTTATAACTATAATCACCTCATGGCCACAAGGTACTCTGTGGACATACCCTTGGACAAAACTGCCAATTAG